From the Thermoanaerobaculia bacterium genome, one window contains:
- a CDS encoding SDR family oxidoreductase, whose protein sequence is MSDGRLAGKIAVVTGGARGIGRATVERFRAEGAEVVVWDLDAGSAENPADGANCIERVDVADALAVAAAAAALGERLPGVDILINNAGINLARSPAVGDVTAEEWRRVLDVNLSGALHCTQSLLPLLRRRGGGRIVNFSSILAVAGFPGQTAYAAAKAGLLGLTRVWARELGPAGITVNAVVPGYIDTAMNSAAAVEFRKAIVARTALRRLGTADDVARVCLFLASDDAAFVTGAAVPVDGGLVG, encoded by the coding sequence ATGAGTGACGGACGGCTCGCCGGCAAGATCGCCGTCGTCACCGGCGGCGCGCGCGGTATCGGTCGCGCGACGGTCGAACGCTTTCGCGCCGAAGGGGCCGAGGTCGTCGTCTGGGACCTCGATGCCGGATCGGCGGAGAATCCGGCCGATGGCGCAAATTGCATCGAACGTGTCGATGTCGCCGACGCGCTCGCCGTCGCGGCAGCAGCGGCGGCGCTCGGAGAGCGACTGCCGGGCGTCGACATCCTGATCAACAACGCGGGGATCAATCTCGCCCGTTCGCCGGCGGTCGGGGACGTGACAGCCGAGGAGTGGCGCCGCGTGCTCGACGTCAATCTCTCCGGCGCGCTGCACTGCACCCAGTCCCTCCTGCCCCTCCTGCGCCGGCGCGGCGGCGGACGGATCGTCAACTTCTCCTCGATCCTCGCCGTCGCCGGCTTCCCCGGCCAGACCGCCTACGCCGCCGCCAAGGCCGGGCTCCTCGGTCTCACCCGGGTCTGGGCGCGCGAGTTGGGGCCGGCCGGCATCACCGTCAACGCCGTCGTTCCGGGCTACATCGACACGGCGATGAACAGCGCCGCCGCGGTCGAGTTCCGGAAGGCGATCGTCGCGCGGACGGCGCTCCGCCGCCTGGGGACGGCCGACGACGTCGCTCGCGTCTGCCTCTTCCTCGCCTCCGACGACGCCGCCTTCGTCACCGGCGCGGCGGTCCCGGTCGACGGCGGCCTCGTCGGCTAG
- a CDS encoding SDR family oxidoreductase: MRTASLAGQVAIVTGASSGIGRAVARELVGAGAHVVLAARRPAELEAATAELADRPGSAIAVPTDVADERAIERLVARAIGAFGRLDILVNAAGIGGFGLVHKLDAALLDRVWAVNVRGAILMAKHVVPILAGQGHGAIVNIGSVSSKRGWAQGTPYVASKFALRGFTECLRQEMRESGVRVVLVCPDLTATGFFAASGVALSGREAMLEAEEVAATVRFALELPPGADLAELDLLPAKRPAQATPPGANG; the protein is encoded by the coding sequence ATGCGAACCGCTTCCCTCGCGGGCCAGGTCGCGATCGTCACCGGCGCGAGCTCCGGGATCGGACGGGCGGTCGCCCGCGAGCTCGTCGGCGCCGGAGCGCACGTCGTGCTCGCGGCCCGGCGCCCCGCGGAGCTCGAGGCCGCGACAGCGGAGCTCGCGGATCGCCCGGGCAGCGCCATCGCGGTGCCCACCGATGTCGCCGACGAAAGGGCGATCGAGCGGCTCGTCGCTCGCGCCATCGGCGCCTTCGGCCGGCTCGACATTCTGGTCAACGCCGCCGGCATCGGCGGTTTCGGGCTGGTACACAAGCTCGACGCGGCGCTCCTCGACCGGGTGTGGGCGGTCAACGTGCGCGGCGCGATCCTCATGGCGAAGCACGTCGTGCCGATCCTCGCCGGCCAGGGGCACGGTGCCATCGTCAACATCGGCTCGGTCTCCTCGAAACGCGGCTGGGCACAGGGGACGCCCTACGTCGCGTCGAAGTTCGCCCTGCGCGGCTTCACAGAATGCCTGCGCCAGGAGATGCGCGAGAGCGGCGTGCGCGTCGTTCTGGTCTGCCCCGATCTCACCGCCACCGGCTTCTTCGCCGCCTCCGGCGTCGCGCTCTCGGGGCGCGAAGCGATGCTCGAGGCCGAGGAAGTGGCGGCGACGGTCCGTTTCGCGCTCGAGCTGCCGCCAGGAGCCGACCTCGCCGAGCTCGACCTGCTTCCGGCGAAGCGACCGGCTCAGGCGACTCCTCCGGGAGCGAACGGATGA
- a CDS encoding DUF1028 domain-containing protein yields the protein MRIRESRNRLAWVGCAFLVVASAWQAANVPPAFAEPPRPSTFSIVAADPATGEVGVAVASRFFAVGSVVPYARAGVGAVATQASANTAYGPGALELLARGASPSEALAILTRADSGQGQRQAGVVAADGSAATFTGPGCNAWAGGRSGPGYAVQGNILTGEPVVAAMEQAFLASAGKPLAERLYAALAAGDAAGGDSRGKQSAVLLVSRAGGGYGAFDDRAIDIRVDDHKEPIVELGRLVGLALVNDLWNRGWAAFRNGQRGEDLKWQEMTLARAEATRAEILPEVLYDTAVIRLANGDLPGALAALARALSLNPKLAQQAAADTDLAGLREAKP from the coding sequence ATGAGGATTCGGGAAAGTCGTAACCGTCTCGCGTGGGTGGGGTGTGCGTTCCTCGTCGTGGCGTCAGCCTGGCAAGCCGCAAACGTGCCGCCCGCTTTCGCTGAGCCGCCTCGCCCGTCGACCTTCTCGATCGTCGCCGCCGATCCGGCGACAGGCGAGGTCGGCGTTGCCGTGGCGAGCCGGTTCTTCGCCGTCGGTTCGGTGGTGCCGTACGCGCGCGCCGGCGTCGGCGCCGTGGCGACCCAGGCCTCGGCCAACACCGCCTATGGCCCGGGAGCGCTCGAGCTCCTGGCGCGCGGCGCTTCGCCTTCCGAGGCGCTCGCCATCCTCACCCGCGCCGATTCCGGCCAGGGTCAGCGCCAGGCCGGCGTCGTCGCCGCCGACGGCAGCGCGGCGACGTTCACCGGCCCGGGCTGCAACGCCTGGGCCGGCGGACGCAGCGGTCCGGGTTACGCCGTGCAGGGCAACATCCTCACCGGCGAACCGGTCGTGGCCGCGATGGAGCAGGCTTTCCTCGCGAGCGCCGGGAAGCCGCTCGCCGAGCGCCTGTACGCCGCGCTCGCGGCCGGCGACGCCGCGGGCGGCGACAGCCGCGGCAAGCAGTCGGCGGTGCTCCTCGTCTCGCGCGCCGGCGGCGGCTACGGCGCATTCGACGACCGGGCGATCGACATCCGGGTGGACGACCACAAGGAGCCGATCGTCGAGCTCGGCCGGCTGGTCGGCCTCGCCCTGGTCAACGATCTCTGGAACCGCGGTTGGGCGGCGTTCCGCAATGGCCAGCGCGGCGAGGATCTGAAATGGCAGGAGATGACCCTCGCCCGGGCCGAGGCGACCCGGGCCGAGATCCTCCCCGAGGTCCTCTACGACACCGCCGTCATCCGCCTCGCGAACGGCGACCTGCCGGGCGCCCTCGCCGCCCTCGCCCGCGCCCTCTCCCTGAACCCCAAACTCGCCCAGCAGGCCGCGGCCGACACCGATCTCGCCGGGTTGCGGGAAGCGAAGCCGTAG
- a CDS encoding nucleotidyltransferase family protein, which produces MDQPRIAAFCREWRIAKLELFGSVLRDDFGPESDVDVLVSFERGSTWSYLDLVRMENELSEKLGRRVDLVERAAVEASDNYIRRREILRSAEALYAAG; this is translated from the coding sequence ATCGACCAGCCTCGGATCGCCGCCTTTTGCCGCGAGTGGAGAATCGCCAAGCTCGAGCTTTTCGGCTCGGTGCTGCGGGACGACTTCGGGCCCGAAAGCGATGTCGATGTCCTGGTCAGCTTCGAGCGTGGATCGACATGGTCCTACCTGGATCTCGTCCGCATGGAAAACGAGCTGTCGGAGAAGCTGGGTCGCCGGGTGGACCTCGTAGAACGCGCGGCAGTCGAAGCGAGCGACAACTACATTCGACGCAGAGAGATCCTGCGATCTGCGGAGGCGCTCTATGCGGCGGGATGA
- a CDS encoding DUF86 domain-containing protein, whose product MRRDESYLLDMLLRSRDALRFAKEAEPLGLGENTMAQFAVLHALQIVGEAAGGVSEEARSANPGIPWVEIVGMRHRIVHDYGRVNMEVVRQVLERDLPALILQLEDLVPPDDEA is encoded by the coding sequence ATGCGGCGGGATGAATCCTACCTGCTCGACATGCTCCTGCGATCGCGGGATGCGCTTCGGTTTGCGAAGGAAGCCGAGCCGCTCGGGCTCGGTGAGAACACCATGGCGCAGTTCGCTGTGCTGCACGCGCTTCAGATTGTCGGCGAGGCAGCTGGAGGCGTCTCCGAAGAGGCCCGGAGTGCCAACCCCGGTATTCCCTGGGTGGAGATCGTCGGCATGCGCCATCGCATCGTCCACGACTACGGTCGGGTCAACATGGAAGTCGTGCGACAGGTCCTCGAACGCGATCTTCCGGCCCTGATCCTGCAGCTCGAGGACCTCGTCCCGCCGGACGACGAAGCCTAG
- a CDS encoding DNA-3-methyladenine glycosylase I has product MRCAWAGSDPLYQAYHDTEWGVPSFDERHLFEMLNLEGAQAGLSWITILKKRENYRAAFDGFDPERVARYDEAKVASLLADAGIVRNRLKVAATIGNAKAYLALRESGRTLADVVWKPYGGKPRQNRIASMGKVPVKTAESDRLSKELAKLGFKFVGSTIVYAYLQAVGCVNDHLMTCFRHDEVARLALRPAR; this is encoded by the coding sequence ATCCGCTGCGCCTGGGCGGGGAGTGATCCGCTCTATCAGGCGTACCACGACACCGAGTGGGGCGTCCCCTCGTTCGACGAGCGCCACCTCTTCGAGATGCTGAACCTCGAGGGGGCACAGGCGGGGCTGTCCTGGATCACGATCCTGAAGAAGCGTGAGAACTACCGCGCGGCGTTCGATGGCTTCGATCCGGAGAGAGTGGCGCGCTACGACGAGGCGAAGGTCGCCTCCCTGCTCGCGGATGCCGGCATCGTGCGCAACCGGTTGAAGGTCGCGGCGACGATCGGCAACGCCAAGGCTTATCTGGCGTTGCGCGAGAGCGGCCGGACCCTCGCCGACGTCGTCTGGAAGCCCTACGGCGGCAAGCCGCGGCAGAACCGGATTGCGTCGATGGGCAAGGTGCCGGTGAAGACGGCGGAGTCCGACCGGTTGTCGAAGGAGCTCGCGAAACTGGGCTTCAAGTTCGTCGGCTCGACGATCGTCTACGCCTACCTACAGGCGGTCGGCTGCGTGAACGACCATCTGATGACCTGCTTCCGGCACGACGAGGTCGCCCGTCTCGCCTTGCGGCCGGCGCGCTGA
- a CDS encoding PD40 domain-containing protein: MVPFPGSCPRSAASLALLTLLAGASPAVAEHRAKVISADFLSAGSVSDESGPEVSPDGRWIVFVACESSDECWLASSRRFGEPGDPPLELAGPVHGFSFLGAGIDFEITGDSRRVVYEASTEPDAPNDLWSVAIDGSSAPVRLNPALLTNESINDYLVTDDGQQVVIELTRPGADVLLRVAIDGVGGVSNLDEGDSIRPYLFPAASGNPRLLYFIDTDGDDQLETLTIYLSSTLPFPLWAGELPTWTNIGSLTFAPDGDTVVLEADIQADEVDELWSIRTDSANSFHKLNQALVGGGNVVDFELSSDGRAVFLADAQVDERFELWSAPIDDSAEPVKLSGTLVSGGDVRGLRVAGDWAAYIADAAVDARDELWSVPADGHAAPTRRSDTVPAGRDVTSFRFTPSGSRLVYRANLGPVDRYDLHTTTTFGLTSHVQLTNRNILAPNPYSVRAYVVSPDSQRVAFIVTPDANWDGVAMEQRLLDPLTTAETLLEVAGADEGDYFLSYASDSRGLVGDAVLAAGDRREVHLVDEALFVDGFGSGDRSAWSSSVP; the protein is encoded by the coding sequence GTGGTTCCATTCCCTGGCTCTTGCCCGCGGAGCGCGGCGAGCCTCGCCCTGCTGACCCTCCTCGCCGGCGCTTCGCCGGCCGTTGCAGAGCACCGCGCGAAAGTGATCTCGGCGGACTTCCTCTCGGCCGGCAGCGTCTCGGACGAATCCGGGCCCGAGGTCTCTCCCGATGGCCGGTGGATCGTCTTCGTCGCCTGCGAGAGTTCCGACGAGTGTTGGCTGGCCAGCAGCCGCCGGTTCGGCGAGCCCGGCGATCCGCCTCTCGAGCTCGCCGGTCCGGTACACGGCTTCAGTTTCCTCGGAGCCGGCATCGACTTCGAGATCACCGGCGACAGCCGGCGCGTGGTCTACGAGGCGTCGACCGAGCCCGATGCCCCGAACGACCTCTGGTCGGTGGCGATCGATGGTTCGTCCGCACCGGTGCGCCTCAACCCGGCCCTTCTGACCAACGAATCGATCAACGACTACCTGGTCACCGACGATGGCCAGCAGGTCGTCATCGAGCTCACCCGTCCAGGTGCCGACGTCTTGCTGCGGGTCGCGATCGACGGCGTCGGCGGCGTCTCGAATCTCGACGAGGGCGACTCGATTCGGCCCTATCTCTTTCCGGCGGCGAGCGGCAATCCGCGCCTGCTCTATTTCATCGACACCGACGGCGACGATCAGCTGGAGACCCTGACGATCTACCTCTCGTCGACACTCCCCTTTCCGCTCTGGGCCGGAGAGCTCCCGACCTGGACGAACATCGGCTCGCTCACGTTCGCGCCCGACGGCGACACGGTCGTGCTCGAGGCCGACATTCAGGCCGACGAGGTCGACGAGCTCTGGTCGATTCGAACCGACAGCGCCAACAGCTTCCACAAGCTCAACCAGGCGCTGGTCGGCGGCGGCAACGTGGTGGATTTCGAGCTCTCGAGCGACGGCCGCGCCGTCTTTCTGGCCGACGCCCAGGTCGACGAGCGCTTCGAGCTCTGGAGCGCCCCGATCGATGACAGCGCGGAACCGGTCAAGCTCTCCGGAACGCTCGTTTCCGGCGGCGACGTCCGGGGTCTCCGCGTCGCCGGCGACTGGGCCGCCTACATCGCCGACGCGGCGGTCGATGCCCGGGACGAGCTGTGGAGCGTGCCGGCCGACGGGCACGCGGCGCCGACCCGGCGATCCGACACCGTTCCCGCCGGCCGGGACGTGACGAGCTTCCGGTTCACCCCCTCTGGGAGCCGCCTCGTCTATCGCGCCAACCTCGGACCCGTGGACCGCTACGACCTTCACACGACCACCACATTCGGCCTCACCAGCCACGTCCAGCTGACCAACCGGAATATCCTGGCGCCGAACCCTTACAGCGTCCGCGCCTACGTCGTCTCTCCGGACTCTCAGCGGGTCGCCTTCATCGTCACACCGGACGCCAATTGGGACGGCGTTGCCATGGAGCAGCGGCTCCTCGATCCGCTGACGACGGCCGAGACCTTGCTCGAGGTCGCCGGCGCGGACGAGGGGGACTACTTCCTGAGCTATGCGTCCGACTCGCGGGGCCTCGTGGGCGACGCGGTACTTGCGGCCGGTGACCGGCGGGAGGTCCACCTCGTCGACGAGGCGCTCTTCGTCGACGGTTTCGGGTCGGGCGACCGCTCGGCCTGGTCGTCCAGCGTGCCGTAG
- a CDS encoding polyphosphate kinase 2 family protein, with product MAKSKQETLTRRMLKRYAVTSSKGFKLRGIDPQDTLGLKEKEARAALAKDVARLDELQEMLYAQDQWGVLLIFQAMDAAGKDGAIEHVMSGINPQGCQVFSFKAPSAEELDHDFLWRTSKCLPERGRIGIFNRSYYEETLVVRVHPPILAGQHLPKELVTKSIWEERLEDIAAFERYFARQGYLILKFFLHISKEEQKARFLARLDEPEKNWKFALGDVREREHWDAYMKSYEAAIRATAAPHAPWFVVPADHKWFTRLVISQTLVAAIEGLDLAWPKPVLVPADLAAARRALAQD from the coding sequence ATGGCGAAATCGAAGCAGGAGACGTTGACCCGGAGGATGCTAAAGCGCTACGCCGTCACCTCCAGCAAGGGCTTCAAGCTGCGCGGCATCGACCCGCAGGACACCCTCGGGCTCAAGGAGAAGGAGGCCCGGGCCGCACTCGCGAAAGACGTCGCGCGCCTGGACGAGCTGCAGGAGATGCTCTACGCCCAGGACCAGTGGGGCGTGCTGCTGATCTTTCAGGCGATGGACGCGGCCGGCAAGGACGGCGCGATCGAGCATGTGATGTCGGGCATCAACCCGCAGGGCTGCCAGGTCTTCTCCTTCAAGGCGCCCTCGGCCGAAGAGCTCGATCACGACTTCCTCTGGCGGACGTCGAAGTGCCTCCCCGAGCGCGGCCGCATCGGTATCTTCAACCGCTCCTACTACGAGGAGACGCTGGTCGTGCGCGTGCACCCGCCGATTCTCGCCGGCCAGCACCTGCCGAAGGAGCTGGTCACGAAGTCGATCTGGGAGGAGCGCCTCGAGGACATCGCCGCGTTCGAGCGCTACTTCGCCCGCCAGGGCTATCTCATCCTCAAGTTCTTCCTCCACATTTCGAAGGAGGAGCAGAAGGCGCGATTCCTCGCCCGGCTGGACGAGCCGGAGAAGAACTGGAAGTTCGCCCTCGGCGACGTCCGCGAGCGCGAGCACTGGGACGCCTACATGAAATCCTACGAGGCGGCGATCCGCGCCACCGCCGCGCCGCACGCCCCCTGGTTCGTCGTACCCGCCGACCACAAGTGGTTCACCCGCCTGGTCATCTCGCAGACCCTCGTCGCGGCGATCGAAGGCCTCGACCTCGCCTGGCCGAAGCCGGTTCTCGTCCCTGCCGACCTTGCTGCGGCGAGGCGGGCACTCGCACAAGACTGA